A window of the Miscanthus floridulus cultivar M001 chromosome 14, ASM1932011v1, whole genome shotgun sequence genome harbors these coding sequences:
- the LOC136506004 gene encoding rho GTPase-activating protein 2-like, whose amino-acid sequence MHAVQVMNFLKTLILRTLWERDDAATGEYTPYSSPASSSQHDDAECCYGSERDMDRSCELSDMHFQISKSGRHANYLVRYNTCFDSEQEVDDHLSEVEEGFLRCLERGLEADRPEESTREHCKIISEVMAVEDAELKAETKAVENGIQNEEVAEQL is encoded by the coding sequence ATGCATGCCGTCCAagtcatgaactttctcaagacaCTGATCTTGAGGACGCTTTGGGAGCGTGATGATGCAGCCACCGGAGAGTACACACCATACTCATCTCCAGCATCATCCAGTCAGCATGATGACGCCGAATGCTGCTATGGCAGCGAGCGGGACATGGACAGGAGCTGTGAGCTGAGTGATATGCACTTCCAGATCAGCAAATCTGGGCGACATGCAAACTATCTCGTACGCTACAACACCTGTTTTGACAGCGAACAAGAAGTCGACGACCATCTGAGTGAAGTTgaagaaggtttcttgcgttgcTTGGAGCGTGGTCTTGAAGCAGACAGACCAGAGGAAAGCACAAGAGAGCACTGCAAAATAATCTCGGAGGTCATGGCCGTGGAGGATGCTGAGCTGAAAGCTGAAACCAAAGCAGTGGAGAATGGCATACAGAATGAAGAGGTTGCAGAACAGCTATAA
- the LOC136504258 gene encoding VIN3-like protein 1 yields MALSGDPFRSAVITNVCNAASAPEENRLAGDSNTISENAQESLSSLPEQESNDASVNTEKKEPGISKCKSVEEIPKTVTVKRCKNIDSKKVSSNNNNNPSFTGSPALKKQPTKGDHLFQLCENGMSQDTKPPSTRICINSACKAVFNSDNAFCKRCSCCICHGFDDNKDPSLWLVCSSETGDQDCCGSSFHIECALKHRKAGCIELGQSIQLDGNYCCAACGKVIGILGFWKRQLVVAKDARRVDNLCSRIYLSHRLLDGTTRFKELHQIVEDAKAKLESEVGPLDGTSSKMARGIVGRLPVAADVQKLCSLAIEKADEWLSSNIQSEAKQNDTLPSACRFKFEDITASSLVLVLKEAVSSQYHTIKGYKLWYWNSREAPYTGEPAVFPKDQRRILISNLQPCTEYSFRIISFTEDGELGHSESKIFTKSVEIIHKNTEHGAEGCSSSAKRAGKRQNVRSLGFRVRQLGNVFRKAQTEENGYPSALCKDEIEDSCDQSDSVIPDKDHVPRGASRKLDLNETSVPDLNAEVVMPTEYCQNENGCSSGKNAFTKSNGCGDSETCAEGHIGDAPAMESRSQSRKQVSDLEQETCVDDSNLVARAARLFEPKLGQLDDNYEYCLKIIRWLECSGLIEKDFRMKFLTWFSLRSTEQERRVVITFIRALIDEPSSLAAQLLDSFEEIVTSKRLRTGFCTKLWH; encoded by the exons ATGGCGCTGAGTGGGGATCCGTTCAGATCTGCTG TGATAACAAATGTTTGTAATGCTGCGAGCGCACCTGAAGAAAATAGGCTTGCTGGTGACAGCAACACCATTTCAGAAAATGCCCAGGAATCATTGAGTTCTTTACCAGAACAAGAGTCAAATGATGCTAGTGTTAACACAGAAAAGAAAGAACCTGGCATTTCAAAATGCAAATCGGTGGAAGAAATACCAAAAACAGTGACCGTAAAGAGGTGCAAGAACATTGATTCAAAGAAAGTCTCCTCAAATAACAATAATAATCCAAGCTTTACTGGCAGTCCAGCTCTGAAAAAGCAGCCAACAAAGGGGGACCATCTTTTTCAACTATGTGAAAATGGAATGTCTCAAGACACAAAGCCTCCTAGCACAAGGATATGCATAAATTCAGCGTGCAAAGCTGTCTTCAACTCAGATAATGCATTTTGTAAGAGGTGTTCATGTTGTATTTGCCATGGTTTTGATGATAACAAAGATCCTAGCCTTTGGCTGGTATGCTCATCAGAGACTGGTGATCAGGATTGCTGTGGATCATCCTTCCACATTGAGTGCGCACTCAAGCACCGAAAGGCAGGATGCATAGAACTTGGACAATCTATACAGCTTGATGGTAACTACTGCTGTGCTGCATGTGGCAAGGTTATTGGAATACTTGG GTTCTGGAAGAGGCAGCTGGTAGTTGCTAAAGATGCTCGTAGAGTTGATAATCTCTGTTCCCGCATATATCTGAGTCATAGACTTTTGGATGGCACAACACGTTTTAAAGAGTTGCATCAGATTGTAGAGGATGCAAAAGCAAAGTTGGAAAGTGAAGTTGGCCCCCTTGATGGTACGTCATCCAAGATGGCTCGTGGTATTGTAGGCCGGCTGCCTGTTGCTGCTGATGTGCAGAAACTTTGCTCTTTAGCAATTGAAAAGGCTGATGAGTGGCTTAGTTCAAACATTCAATCTGAAGCAAAACAAAATG ATACACTCCCATCTGCCTGCAGGTTTAAATTTGAAGATATTACAGCTTCATCTTTGGTGTTGGTTCTCAAGGAAGCTGTTTCCTCGCAGTATCATACTATCAAAGGCTACAAACTCTGGTACTGGAATAGCAGAGAAGCACCTTACACAGGGGAGCCTGCTGTTTTCCCCAAAGACCAAAGAAGGATTCTTATATCCAATCTGCAGCCCTGCACAGAGTATTCCTTCCGTATTATTTCATTTACTGAGGATGGTGAACTGGGCCATTCTGAATCAAAGATCTTTACCAAGAGTGTGGAAATTATTCATAAGAACACAGAGCACGGAGCAGAAGGTTGCTCATCCTCTGCCAAGAGAGCTGGTAAGAGACAAAATGTTAGGTCATTAGGATTCCGGGTGCGTCAGCTGGGTAATGTATTCCGAAAAGCACAAACTGAGGAGAATGGGTACCCCAGTGCATTGTGTAAAGATGAGATTGAAGATTCATGTGATCAGAGTGATTCTGTGATACCAGATAAGGACCATGTTCCACGTGGCGCCTCCCGCAAGCTCGATCTCAATGAGACCTCAGTCCCAGACCTAAATGCAGAGGTAGTCATGCCAACAGAGTACTGCCAGAATGAGAACGGCTGTAGTTCTGGGAAGAATGCATTCACAAAGTCGAATGGTTGTGGTGACTCTGAAACTTGTGCGGAGGGGCATATAGGGGATGCACCAGCCATGGAATCCCGGTCTCAGAGTCGCAAGCAGGTGTCAGATTTGGAGCAGGAGACCTGTGTTGATGACAGCAATTTGGTGGCTCGTGCAGCTAGGCTCTTCGAACCGAAGTTAGGCCAGTTAGATGACAACTATGAATACTGTTTGAAGATTATACGTTGGTTGGAATGTTCCGGCCTCATTGAGAAGGATTTCAGGATGAAATTTCTAACCTGGTTCAGTCTGAGATCGACAGAGCAGGAGCGGAGAGTTGTTATCACCTTCATCCGCGCCCTGATTGATGAACCCAGTAGTTTGGCTGCGCAGCTGTTGGATTCCTTCGAAGAAATTGTTACCAGTAAGAGGCTAAGAACTGGTTTCTGTACTAAGTTGTGGCACTAA